One window from the genome of Nicotiana sylvestris chromosome 9, ASM39365v2, whole genome shotgun sequence encodes:
- the LOC138878673 gene encoding uncharacterized protein, whose protein sequence is MAVSANKRLGYLERGLVELERKFLKRIEDGQNAEGNEGGHLARAYLLLGLYELVKLFDGAKHVESGEWDPRVHLRTYCDKLVGVRKDKRICMKLFLRSLKGDALSWYISQDPKKWLNWVSMVSEFMDRFRFNTENAPDVFYIQNLKKKPTETFREYATHWRSEAAKVRPALEEEQMNKFFVRAQDPQYYERLRLIESLKFFDIIKVGERIEEGIKNGMVTNFEDLQATNKSLQSGGTSNKRDVGTGHTIDECRSLKDKVQTLIDNKIIVAKEPTLNVRNNPLSDHKGGGVHMIEIEDDWDPKGSIG, encoded by the exons atggctgtcagtgccaacaagcgattaggatacctAGAACGAGGTTTAgtagagctggaaaggaagtttctcaagaggatcgaagacggccagaatgctgaaggaaacgaaggtgGACACttggccagagcctacctgctaCTAGGACTTtacgagctggtgaagctgttcgatggagctaaACATGTCGAGTCTGGGGAat gggatccgagagtacatttgagaacatactgcgacaagctggtcggagtaaggaaagataaaaggattTGCATGAAGCTTTTcttgaggagtctgaagggagatgctttgtcttggtacattagccaagacccgaagaaatggttgaactgggtgagtatggtgtCCGaatttatggacaggttcaggttcaacacagaaaatgcaccagatgtgttctacattcagaacttaaagaagaagcccacggaaacattccgcgagtatgccactcactGGAGATCAGAAGCGGCTAAAGTCAGacctgctttagaagaagaacaaatgaataagtttttcgttcgggctcaagacccgcagtactatgaaaggctgaggTTGATTGAGAGCCTGAAATTTTTTGACATCATCAAggtaggggaaaggatcgaggaaggcataaaaaatggtatggttacaaactttgaagatttgcaagctaccaataagtctttacagtctggtggtacgtccaataAAAGGGACGTAGGaacc ggacataccattgatgaatgccgctctctgaaagataagGTCCAAACTCTgatcgataacaagatcattgtagcaaaggagcctactctgaatgtacgcaacaaccctctgtcggaccataagggtggaggtgttcacatgattgaaatagaggatgattgggatcccaaaggatcgattGGTTAA